TCCTATATCCAGACCCACAGGAGCACAAACCCTGGCCAGAGAGCTCTCCTCAACCCCCTTTTCCCTCAGATGCTTGAAGATAAGAGTCACCTTACGGCGGCTCCCCAGCAGGCCTATGTAAGAGGCAGGAGAATTTACAACTTTCTCCAAAGCGAGAGCATCGCTCTCATGGGACCTGGTGGCTATGACTATCCGTGTGTAAGGAGTTATCGGAAAATCCTCCAAGAGAGAGGAGAGCTCGCCAGCCCGCACCTCATCGGCAAAAGGATAACGTTCTCTTGAAGCGAACTTCGCTTCCTCATCCAGCACCACAATCCGGTAGCCCATTTCCTTTGCCAGTTTGGCAAGGGCCAGGCTTACATGTCCACCACCTATTAAAAGAAGGGTCTCCGCCGGCGAAATCACGTCCACGAAAACATCCACATCCCCACCGCATATTCCCAAATCCTCGGGGTTCAGATCAGCTCTCAGGCCATAATGGAGGAGGCGAGGTTTTCCCTCGGAAAGGGCTTTGAGAGCTTCTTGGATTACGGCGTTTTCCAGTGGCCCTCCACCTATGGTGCCCACAGTAGAGCCATCAGGTTTTACCAGGATTTTAGCCCCCTCTTTCCTTGGGGCAGACCCGCTGACCCTCACGATAGTGGCTAAGGCCACGCTTTCCCCCTTTTCCAGGGCTTTTGTTATCTCCCAGAAAATTTCCCCCATAAGCTTTACCCTCCAATTTCTGCCATTGCTCTGCCTCTGGGAAAAGATGAGGCCTCCAAATTGTGCCGCTCAGGTTTAAGGCGAACAGCTTCTTTAATTACTTCCCTTAGCTCCTCATCGGTAGCTCCGGCCCGAAGGGCTGCTTTAATGTCTACCTCAAATTCTGAAAGAAGGCAAGGCCTTAATTTGCCATCAGAGGTAAGGCGTAATCGGTTGCACTCGTAACAAAAATGCTCGCTTACAGGAGTTATAAAGCCTATGGTCCCCTTAGCTCCCTCCAGGCGGAAATAGCGAGCAGGCCCATTGCCTTTCAGGTCTGCGGGATTAAGAGGCCCAAAAGTTCTCTCAATGTCTTCCCGCACTTCCTGCATGGAAACGTATTTGCCCAGGTTGTTTTCCGCTTCAGATCCCACTGGCATAACTTCTATGAAGCGCACATGCCACTCATCCTGAAGGGTAAGGCGGGCAAAATCAACAACTTCATCCCGATTGAAGCCTTCTAGAACTACCATGTTTATCTTAATAGGGGTTAAGCCCGCCCTTTTGGCCTCTTCTATGCCCTTGATCACATCTTCCAGGTTTCCGACCCTTGTTATTTGGCGAAAGCGCTCAGGCTTGAGGGTATCAAGGCTTATGTTTACCCTCTTAAGCCCGGCTTCTTTAAGCTTGTGCGCGAAAAAGGGAAGAAGGATGCCGTTGGTGGTCATGGCCAGATCCTCGATCCCCGGAACTGAGGAGATCATCCTCACCAATTCCACTATACCTCGCCGGATAAGAGGTTCTCCTCCGGTCAGGCGGATTTTGGTTATCCCCAGAGAAGCCGCAACCTTTACAACCCTGACAATTTCTTCAAGGGTTAAAAGCTCATGATGGGATTTCAAGGGAACACCATGCTCTGGCATGCAGTAAACACACCGGAGGTTACAGCGATCTGTAACGGATATTCGTAGATAGCTTATAGAACGATTATAGGCGTCAATGCAACCCATCTTTATTGGCTCTGTTCAGAATGCCGGGAGATATAGCCACCCGGGCTTCAGCCGTAAGAGTGGCGCAGGAATCCCTTTTCCCCTTTCCTTATGCTCTCTTCCATTTCGGGATGCATCTTAGCCCCGAAGCGATACTGGAAAGGCCACATGCTTCTACGGTGAAATATCCCTATTCTATCCCCCTCTCCGAGTTTCACCTTCAAGTCGGGGTAGAAACCAGGCATGGCCGAAAGTTGCCCGTTAATAAACGTTATTCCCCGTTCCTCCGCAGGGATGCCAAGCCTGTTCAGCAGGTCCTCTACAGTGGTCTCAGGGGGAAGGTCCAGTTCCAGTTTGGCGTAATGGTCTCCTCCCCCATACTTTGCCAGAGGGCCATAAAGCCAGACTTCCACACGCATGGGGCCTCCTTTAAAAACAGCCGAGCTGGCACTGGGTTATGCGAATACCAAAGGTTTCAGCCGCGCTGGAAACTTCCAGTTTACTGCGCTTGAGTTTCCGCGCTATACCCCACGCCTCCGCGCACGTGAGTTTTCCCTCCCGGCTGCGGCGTCTTACCTCCTCTTCCAGTTCAGGAGGAACTTCGCTCAGGGGAGCGACAAGCTTTTGGCCTTCGTACCCGAAAAGGCCTAACTGGCATCGGCTTATCTTTACCCCCATCTCGTCTGCCTTTTGCCCAACCGCTAAAGGCTTTACCCTGAGCTTCCTGGCTATAGCAAAGGCTTTTTCACAGGGGAGCCGGCCTTCTTCCAAGCTTTTAAGGATCAGTTCTTCCATTTTCCCCTCACGAGCGCAACTTTCTAAGGGCTATAATCAGCAGGAAAAGTCCGAATCCAGCCGCCAGCAAGGGTAGGCCGTAGCCTGTTGGAGGAGTAGCTGTGGGTCCAGGTGTGGGAGTAGGAGTTGGAGTGGGTGGGGAAGGCGTGGGGGACGGCGTGGGTGCTCCTGCCAGCACAGGGGTAAAGGTGGGAGTAGGGGTTAAAGGCGGAGTTGGAGTAAAAGTCCATGTAGCAACAGGGGTGAGCCTTGCCAGCAGCGGA
The sequence above is a segment of the Anaerolineae bacterium genome. Coding sequences within it:
- a CDS encoding MoaD/ThiS family protein produces the protein MRVEVWLYGPLAKYGGGDHYAKLELDLPPETTVEDLLNRLGIPAEERGITFINGQLSAMPGFYPDLKVKLGEGDRIGIFHRRSMWPFQYRFGAKMHPEMEESIRKGEKGFLRHSYG
- the moaA gene encoding GTP 3',8-cyclase MoaA, with product MGCIDAYNRSISYLRISVTDRCNLRCVYCMPEHGVPLKSHHELLTLEEIVRVVKVAASLGITKIRLTGGEPLIRRGIVELVRMISSVPGIEDLAMTTNGILLPFFAHKLKEAGLKRVNISLDTLKPERFRQITRVGNLEDVIKGIEEAKRAGLTPIKINMVVLEGFNRDEVVDFARLTLQDEWHVRFIEVMPVGSEAENNLGKYVSMQEVREDIERTFGPLNPADLKGNGPARYFRLEGAKGTIGFITPVSEHFCYECNRLRLTSDGKLRPCLLSEFEVDIKAALRAGATDEELREVIKEAVRLKPERHNLEASSFPRGRAMAEIGG
- a CDS encoding XdhC/CoxI family protein; this translates as MGEIFWEITKALEKGESVALATIVRVSGSAPRKEGAKILVKPDGSTVGTIGGGPLENAVIQEALKALSEGKPRLLHYGLRADLNPEDLGICGGDVDVFVDVISPAETLLLIGGGHVSLALAKLAKEMGYRIVVLDEEAKFASRERYPFADEVRAGELSSLLEDFPITPYTRIVIATRSHESDALALEKVVNSPASYIGLLGSRRKVTLIFKHLREKGVEESSLARVCAPVGLDIGAETPEEIAISIMAEMVLHKRGGTGKPLSKFKEGDTA